The proteins below come from a single Lodderomyces elongisporus chromosome 3, complete sequence genomic window:
- the GLC7 gene encoding type 1 serine/threonine-protein phosphatase catalytic subunit glc7, whose translation MSTDHQEAADIDSIVDRLLEVRGSRPGKQVTLQEHEIRYLCTKAREIFIQQPILLELEAPIKICGDIHGQYYDLLRLFEYGGFPPEANYLFLGDYVDRGKQSLETICLLLAYKIKYPENFFILRGNHECASINRIYGFYDECKRRYNIKLWKTFTDCFNCLPIAAIIDEKIFCMHGGLSPDLNSMEQIRRVMRPTDIPDVGLLCDLLWSDPDKDITGWSENDRGVSFTFGPDVVSRFLQKHDMDLICRAHQVVEDGYEFFSKRQLVTLFSAPNYCGEFDNAGAMMSVDESLLCSFQILKPADKKPRYPTGGANVGNRSSGANTPGRKQKKAGK comes from the coding sequence ATGTCGACGGACCATCAGGAAGCAGCAGACATAGACTCTATTGTCGACAGATTACTAGAAGTAAGAGGCTCTAGACCCGGTAAACAAGTCACTTTACAAGAACACGAGATTCGTTATCTCTGTACTAAGGCAAGAGAGATTTTTATCCAGCAACCTATCCTCTTGGAGTTGGAAGCACCAATCAAGATATGTGGAGACATTCACGGTCAGTACTATGACTTGTTGCGATTATTCGAATACGGCGGTTTCCCTCCCGAGGCAAACTATCTTTTCCTTGGTGACTATGTCGATAGAGGTAAACAGAGTTTGGAGACTATTTGTCTCTTGTTGGCCTACAAAATTAAGTATCCCGAAAACTTTTTCATCTTGAGAGGAAACCACGAGTGTGCCTCAATCAACCGTATTTACGGATTCTACGACGAGTGTAAGAGAAGATACAATATCAAGTTGTGGAAAACATTCACCGATTGCTTCAATTGCTTGCCCATTGCTGCGATTATCGACGAAAAGATCTTTTGTATGCACGGAGGCTTGTCGCCAGACTTGAACTCGATGGAACAAATTAGAAGAGTTATGAGACCAACAGATATCCCAGATGTCGGTTTGTTGTGCGACTTGTTATGGTCTGACCCCGATAAGGACATCACGGGATGGTCTGAAAACGATCGTGGTGTCTCATTCACATTTGGCCCCGATGTCGTATCTCGTTTCTTGCAGAAGCACGACATGGACTTGATCTGTAGAGCTCACCAGGTTGTTGAGGATGGCTACGAATTTTTCAGCAAAAGACAGTTGGTGACTTTGTTCTCCGCTCCAAACTACTGTGGCGAATTCGATAACGCTGGTGCAATGATGTCAGTTGACGAATCCTTATTGTGCTCCTTCCAAATCTTGAAGCCAGCCGACAAGAAACCAAGGTATCCTACCGGAGGAGCCAATGTTGGGAACAGATCAAGTGGTGCGAACACACCGGGcagaaagcaaaagaaggcagggaaataa